The Zymobacter palmae DNA window ATGCACACCTGCACAAAGGGTCAGTAAAATTTCGACCCAAACATTTTGGATAATTTATCAGGAATACCTACAATTACTGTCAATAATTACCTCAAGAAGATGCCTGTCGCCTCTTTCTTCATATTCAGCAAGCGATCCGGATGACTGTAATGAATAAGCGATACGATCCGATCTTGGCCCTGTTTAGAAATTCAAGGGCGCTTGCCCCTGTCTCGTCCGCTTCCAAGGGAGCCCTTCTCGAAAGCCATTCGGGAGAAACATTTCATGGCTTTCATGAAGCAGCTCTCAGCCGGGCATCAGCACCGCCGCCTTCGCCACACAAGCGGCATCATCACGACCATGCTGCTGTCAACGTACTGCACAAAGCCGGAGAACACTGTCAGGGCGCCACGCTCTACATGACGTCGCCCCCGTGTCTGGAATGCAGTCAAGCGATCCTTGACGCGGGCGTACGCCGTGTCGTGCACCCCGATCACTATGGTGACCAGCCTGATTATGAATCCTGCGAACAGGGCAATTTGCTTCTCGGACTGAACGGCGTCGAAGTCGAACTTTGGACACCCGACCGATACGCTATGAACTAGCCGCTGTACCACACGCTGTTCTTTGCGCTACACACCGCAGGATATCCTTATACTGTGTTCTACTTTTTGAAGGTCAACGCCTCTATCGAGAGAGGAATACAGTTTCTTTCACCAATGAAAGAAATTCTGATTTGCGTCAGTGAAAGTTAGCCTTCAAAATGCGTACGTACCTTGAGCCGTCAACTCAGGTACGTAGCAATTTCGTGTCAAGTTATTTACCCTTGGACCCGCCTTACCCTGCGGGTCTTTTCTTTTTTAAAGCTTATCTGTACTGATCTTATTCGTGCCACTTCCGAGTTGACGACCACTAGCGCATTTTCTTCACTAATTTTTTACGTTTTTTTCCTGCCCCATTCAAAGCACCTATCCCGCTGTCGTCTAAGAGAAAGCCATTCTCCGTGGAGCCACCACTGTGAGCTTTCATTCTTTTATTGCTGAACTGCAACGATGGCTGATGCGCCTCATGCCTGGGCACTGTCCGCTGTGCCAGTGCCCTACCTTGCATACCAGCGGCTACTGTGCGGCCTGCATACATGCCCTGCCCCGTAATCGGCCGTGCTGCTACAGCTGTGCGCTGCCACTCTCATCTGTTGAGGAAGGCCTATGCTGCGCCCGCTGCCTGCGTCGTCCCCGCTTTCATCACGCGACCGCACCTCTTCTGTATACAGGAGATACGCCGGCATTAGTGCACTCCTTTAAGTTTCATGCCGCATTACCAGCCGCGTTCCTACTAGCCGAGCTGATGGGAAAAGCTTTTCATCCACCGCAAAAGGCATGGCTGCTTACTGTTCCACAGCACCCTCATCGTGCTCGCCAGCGCGGATTTGATCACATCGACTGGCTGGCCACACTGTGCCCTTCGACTCGCCGCATGCCCCGCATAACCGCTCATCGCCGCTATGACACACCGCCACTGCGCCACCTTGACCGGCGCCAGCGCTTGAAACTGATGAAGGATGCTTTTTCCATCGAAACCGATGTAACAGGAAAACATATCGTACTGCTGGATGATGTCATGACCACAGGCGCCACACTCAATGCGCTAGCTACCCTCTGCCGACAGCAAGGTGCCAGACGCGTAGAAGCGCTCGCTATTGCCCGCACGCCACTCTCCGCATGGCGTGAACTGCACACCGCGAGCTGACAGAAAACGCAACCATGGTGGCAGGTGGCAGGTGGCAGGTGGCAGGTGGCAGGTGGCAGGTGGCAGGTGGCAGGTGGCAGAAAGCAGAAAGCAGAAAGCAGAAAGCAGAAAGCAGAAAGCAGAAAGCAGAAAGCAGAAAGCAGAAAGCAGAAAGCAAAAAGCAAAAAGCAAAAAGCAAAAAGCAAAAAGCAAAAAGCAGAAAGCAGAAAGCAGAAAGCAAAAAGCAAAAAGCAAAAAGCAAAAAGCAAAAAGCAAAAAGCAAAAATGATACGGCGCGATAAGCGAGGGGAGTCAATTCAACACAGCAAAGCTGGAAAACGGCAAGAAGGATGGCGGCTATGTCATATGATCACTATCGCCGCCATAACCGTTCAGTGAGCAATCAGCTCAACGTCTGCCACTCGATACCATGCGTCTGCGTCGAGATATGCAGCCGCTCTTCTGCACCGTCCAGCAACGGACGCAACGCATCGAACGCTAGCTCAGGCAGGTTGTTCTTGTCCGACAGATGGGAAGCCACGATATGCTGGAGCCTATCGGTTCCCCAGAACGCCAACAGTTCCTTGGCTTGGGTATTGGCTAAGTGGCCCCAGTCGCCACCCACACGGCGCTTCAGCACAAAGGGATATGGCCCTTCAGCCAGCATGCGCAGGTCGTGGTTGCATTCAAGAAAAAGCGCATCGCAGCCCGTAAAGCGCTGACGAATATGAGGTGTGACGTGACCGAGGTCGGTCAGCAGGCCAATGCGGTGCTGTCCTGCGGTCACGACAAACTGAACGGGCTCACGTGCATCGTGCGGCACCGTCACGGGGTCGATATCCAGATCAGCAATCGAAAACGGTTTCTCGGGCACAATGAAGCGGTAATCGCTGATGGGCTCCAGCTTGCCGCCCAGCCACGTACCTGCCGTACCGTATACGGGAATGTCATATCGGCGCGCCAGTGACTTGACGCCCCGGATATGATCACCATGCTCATGCGTCAGCAGGATGGCATCCAGCGCGTCGGGGGCGATACCCAGCCGTGCCATGCGCGCCGTCGCGTCGCGTATGCCCAACCCGCAGTCCACCATGATCAGCGCTTCACGGGAAGCGATTAGCGTTGCATTGCCTTTGCTACCGCTTCCCAATGATGCGATGCGTGTTACCGTTGTATCACTTAGCGACATTGTCTGTGCCGGTCAACCCCTGTGGACGCGGAACTTCAAAGTGCCCTTGCGGTGCTTGGAACGTCGTATTGACGGCCGGCACAGGCATTGCGTCATGGTAATTGAAGTTGTTGCGCGTCGCTGGCAGTTCCAGCGGTGCCGTCAGTTCGGCATTGACGTATTCGGTGTTACGGTCGTGGTAGTAACCACCACCGCGGCAACCCGTCAGTGCCGCAACCATCGCCAGCGCAGCAAGTCCCCATGTCATCCGTGACAGTTTCATTTAAAGCACCTCAGCCTGCTGCATGGAACCGATGACGGTCGCGTGGTATTTCTCAGACAGCGGTGTCAGCGGCAGGCGGATGCCTTCCTTCGCCAGCCCCATTTGCTGCAGCGCCCATTTAACCGGAATCGGGTTAGCTTCGACGCCCATCGCGTTGTGCAGCGACATCAGGCGCGCATTAATCTGATGCGCGCGTTCGCGATCACCGGCCAGCGCAGCTTCACACAGCGCATGCATGGCGTTAGGCGCCACGTTGGTAGAGACCGAAATAACACCGTGACCACCGGCCAGCATGAAATCACAGGCCGTCGAGTCATCACCCGAGTACAGCGCGAAATCGCGACCCTTGAGCACGTCGAACAGTTCCTGATCACGCTCCAGATCACCTGTAGCTTCCTTCAGACCGACGATATTATCGAGCTCGGCCAAGCGGAAGATAGTGTCGTTGAACAGGTCGACGCCCGTGCGTGTCGGTACGTTGTACATGATGACCGGCAGACCGACTTCAGCGATGGCTTTGAAGTGCTGGTACAGCCCTTCCTGAGAAGGACGGTTGTAGTACGGCGTGACCGACAGGCAGCAATCCGCACCCGCTTCCTTGGCCCAGCGCGTCAGATTGACGGCTTCCCAGGTAGCGTTGGCGCCCGTGCCCGCGATGACCGGTACTCGACCGTTCACTTCGTCAATGACCGTACGAATAACGTCAAAGTGCTCTTCCACGGTCATGGTGGAGGGCTCACCGGTGGTTCCTGCCGCGACGATACCGTCAGTGCCATTTTCCAGATGGAAATTTACCAGACGACGCAGAGCAGGCCAGTCTATGTCGCCATTGGGCATCATGGGGGTCGCCAATGCAACGATACTACCTGTGATCATTCGAAAAGCTCCTTAAGCTGCCCGGCATGCACTACCGGCCTGTTATCGTTCTCTCTATCTTACCGGTTTTCGATCGCTCGTCGGAGGAAACCTTGCCATCAATGGGCACAAAGGCGGCGACTACGACTATCCAGCACGTCCGGTATACTGATACGAATGGTACTGATACGACAGGTTGCTGTACAGGCTGGTGAAGCAAGGCCATCGCATCCTGACAAGCGTTACCAAATGAAATAGGCTTGCCACTACACAAACTATGACAGGTTTATCCATGACACTCTCCATTGGCGACAAGATTCCCTCCTTCAGTGCCGACATGACCGGCGGTCAGCGCTTCGACCTTCAAGAGCATCAGGGCACGCAGATCGTGCTCTATTTCTACCCCAAGGATAGTACGCCAGGCTGCACCACCGAAGGCCTCGATTTCTCACGGCTCAATGCCGAGTTCGCCGCCGCCAATACCCGCGTCTTTGGCATATCCCGCGATAGCCTGCGCAAGCACGAGAACTTCAAGACCAAGCAGTGCTTCCCTTTCGATCTAATTAGCGATCCCGATGAAACACTCTGCCGCCTCTTCGATGTGATTCGGCTTAAGAAGCTCTATGGCAAGGAATACGAAGGCATTGAACGCAGCACGTTTCTGATTGATGCACAGGGGCAACTGATTCAAGAATGGCGCAAAGTAAAAGTCGCGGGTCACGCGGAAGCCGTGCTGGCCGCAGCACAGGAGTGCCACCAACGCTAAGGGAACACATCGCATGACGATTCGGGGTAAATGTGCCTCATGGCTACTGGTCGGCGCGCTGCTGCCCACCGTGGCGACCGCCAGCCTTCCCGGAGACTACCGCCTGCCTGCATTGGGAGGTGGGTATTCTTCCTATGCCAACCAGCAGGAGATCCGGCTCGGCCGGGCGTGGGCCAGACGCTTCAGGCACTATGTGACCGAATGGCAGGACCCCATCACCCAGCGCTATATCGAGCAGCTGGTCGCTCGGCTTCTGCCCTATGCACAGGTGGAAGGCATCCGTCCTCTGGTCCTGCTTGTCGAAGACGATCAGCTCAATGCTTTTGCGGTACCGGGTGGGGTTATCGGCGTCAACGGTGGACTGTTTCTGGAGGCTCCCGATCAGGACATGCTGGCGTCCGTGCTAGCTCATGAGCTGGGACACCTTGCCCAGCATCACTATGCGCGCCAGCAGGATCAAGCCGATCGGGAAATGCTGCCAACACTCGCAGGGTTGCTGGCAGGAGTCGTTATGGCGGCACGCGGTAGCGGCGATGCGGGTATCGCCACGATGGCGGGTAGCCAAGCACTGTTTATCGGCCGTCAGTTGGCTTACTCTCGCCAGTACGAACAGGAAGCGGATCGCGTAGGCCTAACCGCTCTTGCCAAGGCAGGTATGGACCCACAGGCCATGCCACGCATGTTCGATATGCTATTGCGTCAGAGCAGCCTGCAGGGCGATACGCCCCCTGAATTTCTGATGACGCACCCACTGACCGCATCACGCGTGAGCGATACCCGCCTCCGTGCCGCGCAATACCCCGTAGTCACGATATCGCGAAGCCTTGAATACGATATGGTACGCGCCCGGGCCATGCTGCATTTCTTCCCGGATGATCCCGCCTTACTACGCACCAAGCTACAACAGGACAAGGCGTTGCCGGATGCCCTGCGCTATCTCGACGCCCTCCTACTCGCTCGGCAGCACCGCACTCAAGAAGCGCTTCAACAACTGGACGCCCTCGCGCACCAGCACGACGCACTGCTGCTAATCCACGCATCTGCCGCAGACATTGCCCTGCAAGCCAACCAGCCTACCGAGGCCTTCAATCGTGCACGCCTGATCCTGCGCCGCGTGCCCGACTATACGCCCGCGCAGCTGACGGCCATTCGAGCAGATTTGCGCTTCGATGCCAACGATGCCTACCAACGTGCTATACAGCTGACTCAGCAGCAGCCTGAGAATGCTGACGCGTGGCAACTACTGGCGCAAGCTGCCCACGCCAGTGGCCATGAGGACATCAGCCAGCGCGCCATGATTGAGTACCGGCAGCTGACAGGCGATCTGCGTGGCGCGCTGGCCCTCTATGATCGTCTGGAGCGAGCAGCAAAAGACCGGCACGACGAAGCTGCACTGGACACCCTGTCGGCCATCAAGGCTCGGCTGGATGACTACGTGCGCGACGATATGGACGCGTTCTGATTGCACCACTGCTATGCCTACGCCTCAAACACCACCCGCTGTCACGTTTGAGGCTGGCACCGGTATCCACCCGCCAGTAGGCCTACAATTGCAACAAATGGCGCTCAATCGTCTCCCCATGCCATTCTTTTCATATCCCTTCAACGCAAAGCGCCCGCTCTCCAATGAAAGCGGGCGCTTCGTCATGCTAGGCCTGTTAGCGTTAGTCGGTAGTGTCAGGCCTTACTCTTCTATTTTTGCCTGATGCTGCAACTGCTCGACAAGACCACCGAGCACGGCACGACTGTTCGCATTATCCAGCTCTTTGCCGAGTCGCTCATCCAAGCTTGCGCTAGTATCAACGCTGGTTTTCTGCAGCATGATGATAACGCCGCGCTCGCCGTTACCCAGCGAACGGAAAGCGTACTGCGGCTGATCACCGTTCGGACGCGTGACAGTGAAGGCGGCGGCAAGAACTGCTGGCTCAACGTCAACGCTGCTGCGACCGGCATCACGTACTTGACTCCAGCCATCCACGCTACCATTACCCTGCTGGAGTTGCTGTGCCAGCTGGCGACCACGTGCATCAATGGCCTGCGCCACTTTCTGCTGCTCGACACGTGCGCGCACCTGATCTCGAACTTCATCGAAGTTCAGCTGCTGAGCAGCACGCGATTCGATAACATGCAACACCATGGTGCGATGATCATCAAGGCGAATGACCTGGCTGTTATAGCCTTTGTCCTTGACGCTCGGATCGAAGGCTTCCGCCATGACCTTGGGATTATCGAACGGCTTGCGATCCGCCTGCGCTGCCCAATCGGAGGTCTGCATCGGAACACCCAACGCTTTGGCAACGGCATTGAAGTCGTCGCTTTCATCGACCAGATCACCCAGCTTGCGCACCGCTTTGTCATACGGTCCGTCAGACTGCTGTTGGCGCAGCTCGCTGGTCAACTCCGCTTTCATACTGTCGAAGCTGCCGACATCCAGTCCTGTCACCTGCACCAGATGCACAGCACCGTCCAGCACGAACGGTTTAGAGCGCTGCCCAGCTTTGAGCGGTTGTACCTGACGATAGAAGTCGTTACCGAAGCTATCAGCATCGACAGAGCCAAGATCACCGCCACGCGACGCAGACGCCGAGTCATCGGAATAGCGACGCGCCACGGATGCAAAAGATTCACCCTGGTCGAGGCGCTGCTGCGCTTCAGCCATACGTGCGCGTGCAGCCGCTTCATCACGCGTACTGCTGATAGTGATGATGATATCGGAAACACGCGGATGAGCCGCCGCCAGTCGGCGTTCGTATGCCTGACGCAGTACAGCATCGTCAACCGGCGCTGACGCCGACATGGCATCGCGATCAAGCAGTACGTAGTTAAAACGCACCTGCTCCGGACGCATGAACGCGGCCTTGTTGGCATCGTAGTACTGCTGCATTTCCTGCTGGCTTACGTCCACGCCCTGGCCCAGCTCACGTGAAGACAGCACCTTATAGCGGAAGGTGCGCTTCTCCTGCTGCAATGCCAGCAAGCGCTGACGCTCGCTAGGTGTGCTCCAGACGGACGCTTTGGTAGCTTCTTCCAGCAGCTGGGACTGCATAAAGCGCTGTTGCATGTCCAGCAGCGCTTCCGGGCTGGCACCGTACTGGCGTGCCAATTGCTGCAGCTTGGCCCGCGCATCATCCATGTCCTTAGCTTGCAGCTGGAACGCCAGCGCCTGTAGCGCTTCATCAGAGGAAACGCGCAGACCGCCATTGTTCATGTACTGAGTCAGCAGCGTGGAAACCACGAGCTGCTGCTGCAATTCCTTGCGGGCGTCAGCTTCCATGCCTTCGGCAAGTTGCCCACTCGCTTTCAGCGATGCAATTTGCTTGTCGATGGAAGCACGCGACACGGCCTCGCCATTGATGTGAATGAGCGACTTGTCCTTGCTCGCCCCAAAACCGGTCAAATGGGAGAACAGGCTCTCTAGCCCGAAACTGCACAAGACCACCGCGATGCCCGCGACAACGACCTTGGCTGCCTTTCCCCTTGCGTGTTTCCGTATATCTTGCAGCATGCCGACCTCAGTGGTTCAGTGATTCATCCATGATGAAAGAAAGCGTAGTATACCTGCCAAGACACCTCAGCGGCCAGATAGTGCTTGTCAGCAAAAACGTTACATGCCTTCGCATCTCCCTCAGCGTTCATACACGCTCTGTCATAAGCGGCAATCCCGCTCCGCCAGCCATTTCCCCCATGCCTGATTCGAAGACAGACAAGCGGATCACATAGCTGAATTCTGTGATCGCGATACCTAGCCAAGGTTCACTACACCGCCTGGGGTGAGAAAAACCCAGCGATCAGCTAAAAGAAAAGGCGCACCCAAGAAGGTGCGCCTTTTCTTATCACATACAGCGAACAATGGCTGCCCGCTGCAGCAACGATCAGTTGACCGCGTCTTTCAGTGCCTTACCGGCTTTGAAGCCAGGCACTTTGGCAGCAGCGATATTGATCGGTGCACCCGTCTGCGGGTTGCGGCCAGTACGAGCGGCACGTTCTTTAACGGAGAAAGTACCAAAACCGACCAGCGCCACAGAACCACCGTCTTTCAGAGTTTCAGTGACAGCATCAATCATCGCATCAAGGGCACGAGTAGCGGCCGCTTTAGGAATATCAGCGGAAGCTGCAATAGCTTCGATCAGTTCGGATTTGTTCACTCTTCACCCCTTGGGTTTACAGAATTGCCAGAAATTCGCGGTGACCATGAATTGAAGCGGCCTTCAGCGGTGCACATGTATAACAATGCTCCGGAATAGCGTCAACCGCCACCGCATGTGAATATGCACTGGCAGCAGGGACGATGCCTACATCCTCCCTGCAACCGTTGCGGACATGCCTCAATGAGTACTGACCACGTGAGCCGGTTCCTCACTGCCGCGATGTTGGGTATCCGGTGTATCTACGGCTTCATCGACCAATGCTACGTCCAGCACCTCGTCGATCCAGCGTACGGGTCGGATATCGAGTGCCTGCGTGATGGCGTCAGGAATTTCCTTGAGATCGCGCTGGTTTTCGCAGGGAACAAGCACGGTCTTTATACCACCCCGTCTGGCTGCCAGCAATTTCTCCTTTAGGCCACCTATCGGCATGACTTCACCACGCAGATTGATTTCACCTGTCATGGCCACATCACAGCGAACGGCACGGCCAGTATAGGCAGAGACCATGGCGGTTACCATGCCTATCCCTGCGCTCGGGCCGTCCTTCGGTGTCGCCCCTTCAGGAAGGTGGATATGGATATCTTCCTTCTCGAAGCGCTCAGGGTCGATTCCCAGCGATGCCGCCCGCGATTTAACCACGGTCCACGCCGCACTGACAGACTCTTTCATCACATCGCCCAGCGAACCGGTGCGATTGAGACGTCCCTTGCCTGGCGTTACGACAGCCTCCAGCGACAAGAGTTCTCCGCCGACGGATGTCCATGCCAGCCCCGTCACCCGACCAATCTGATCCGTCTTATCGGCAAGACCATAGCTATACTTTCGGACTCCGGCATAGCGCTCGATATCATCAGACGTCAGCTTCTGACCCTCTGCGGTCTGTCGCTGCTCTTCCTGTTCGAGACGCTCGCGCAGCACCTTGCGCGCTACCTTCGCGATCTGGCGCTCCAGTTCGCGCACACCGGCTTCACGCGTGTAATAGCGGATCAACTCCAGCAGCGCGCTGTCATCTAGCCCCAGCTCTGTATCGCGCAGCCCATTGGCCTTGAGCTGTTTCGGCAGCAAGTAGCGACGCGCAATGGCCAGCTTTTCGTCTTCGGTGTAGCCCGGCAACCGGATGATCTCCATGCGGTCGCGCAGCGGCCCAGGAATATTCATCGAGTTGGCCGTGCAGATGAACATCACGTCCGACAGATCGTAGTCCAACTCCAGATAGTGGTCATTGAACGTATTATTCTGTTCGGGATCAAGTACTTCCAGCAATGCAGAAGCAGGATCACCACGATGATCAGTGCCAATTTTGTCGATTTCGTCCAGCAGGAACAGTGGGTTCTTGACCCCAACCTTGCTCATGCGTTGGATCAGCTTACCGGGCAGCGCACCGATATAGGTGCGTCGATGACCGCGGATTTCAGACTCATCATGTACGCCCCCCAGTGCCAGACGCGTGTACTTGCGGCTGGTTGCACGGGCGATAGACTGCCCCAGTGAGGTCTTGCCCACCCCAGGAGGACCAACCAAGCACAGCACAGACCCTTTCGGTTTCTTGACGCGCTTCTGCACAGCAAGGTATTCAAGGATGCGTTCCTTGACTTCTTCAAGACCGTAGTGATCTTCATCAAGCACTTTGGCGGCATATGACAGATCGTGGCGTACGCGCGTGCGCTTCTTCCACGGCACCGACAGCAGCCAGTCCAAGTAGCTGCGCACCACGGTAGCCTCGGCCGACGTGGGCGCCATCATCTGCAACTTGTTCAGCTCCTGACGAGCTTTGTCCAGTGCATCCTGAGGCAGCTCGGCGTCATCAATCTTCTGCTCGTACTGCTCGATTTCCGTCGATGCACTATCCAGCTCACCCATTTCTTTCTGGATGGCCTTCATCTGCTCGTTCAGATAGTACTCGCGCTGTGACTTCTCCATCTGTTCCTTGACGCGATTGCGGATGCGTTTCTCGACCTGCATCAGGTCGATCTCCGCTTCGATCAGCGCCATCAGATGTTCGATGCGATCACGCACGCGATTGAATTCAAGCAGTGCCTGCTTGTCTTCGATGCTCAGCGACATGTGCGCGCAGATGCTGTCCACCAGACGCACGGGGTCGTCGATATCGTTCAGCGTGCCCATCACTTCCTTAGGCACCTTACGCGACAGCTTGACGTACTGTTCGAACTGGCTCAGTAGCACGCGCGTCAAGGCATCCTGCTCGCGCTCGGTCAGTGTTTCCGTTTCGCGCGGGCTGACCAACGCTGTAGCGAACTCGCCGCTGTCGTCGATCGACTCGACTGTCGCACGGGTGCGGCCTTCAACCAGTACCTTGACCGTGCCGTCAGGCAGCTTAAGCAGCTGCATGATCTCTGCCACCGTACCTACTTCGAACAGATCCTGCTGAGCGGGTGCATCATCGCCAGGATTGCGCTGAGCCAACAACAGGACCTGCTTATCCCCTTCCATTGCCGCTTCGAGCGCCTGAATGGAAGATTTACGTCCGACAAACAGAGG harbors:
- a CDS encoding HU family DNA-binding protein, with translation MNKSELIEAIAASADIPKAAATRALDAMIDAVTETLKDGGSVALVGFGTFSVKERAARTGRNPQTGAPINIAAAKVPGFKAGKALKDAVN
- a CDS encoding MBL fold metallo-hydrolase — its product is MSLSDTTVTRIASLGSGSKGNATLIASREALIMVDCGLGIRDATARMARLGIAPDALDAILLTHEHGDHIRGVKSLARRYDIPVYGTAGTWLGGKLEPISDYRFIVPEKPFSIADLDIDPVTVPHDAREPVQFVVTAGQHRIGLLTDLGHVTPHIRQRFTGCDALFLECNHDLRMLAEGPYPFVLKRRVGGDWGHLANTQAKELLAFWGTDRLQHIVASHLSDKNNLPELAFDALRPLLDGAEERLHISTQTHGIEWQTLS
- a CDS encoding deaminase yields the protein MNKRYDPILALFRNSRALAPVSSASKGALLESHSGETFHGFHEAALSRASAPPPSPHKRHHHDHAAVNVLHKAGEHCQGATLYMTSPPCLECSQAILDAGVRRVVHPDHYGDQPDYESCEQGNLLLGLNGVEVELWTPDRYAMN
- a CDS encoding peptidylprolyl isomerase is translated as MLQDIRKHARGKAAKVVVAGIAVVLCSFGLESLFSHLTGFGASKDKSLIHINGEAVSRASIDKQIASLKASGQLAEGMEADARKELQQQLVVSTLLTQYMNNGGLRVSSDEALQALAFQLQAKDMDDARAKLQQLARQYGASPEALLDMQQRFMQSQLLEEATKASVWSTPSERQRLLALQQEKRTFRYKVLSSRELGQGVDVSQQEMQQYYDANKAAFMRPEQVRFNYVLLDRDAMSASAPVDDAVLRQAYERRLAAAHPRVSDIIITISSTRDEAAARARMAEAQQRLDQGESFASVARRYSDDSASASRGGDLGSVDADSFGNDFYRQVQPLKAGQRSKPFVLDGAVHLVQVTGLDVGSFDSMKAELTSELRQQQSDGPYDKAVRKLGDLVDESDDFNAVAKALGVPMQTSDWAAQADRKPFDNPKVMAEAFDPSVKDKGYNSQVIRLDDHRTMVLHVIESRAAQQLNFDEVRDQVRARVEQQKVAQAIDARGRQLAQQLQQGNGSVDGWSQVRDAGRSSVDVEPAVLAAAFTVTRPNGDQPQYAFRSLGNGERGVIIMLQKTSVDTSASLDERLGKELDNANSRAVLGGLVEQLQHQAKIEE
- a CDS encoding ComF family protein; translation: MSFHSFIAELQRWLMRLMPGHCPLCQCPTLHTSGYCAACIHALPRNRPCCYSCALPLSSVEEGLCCARCLRRPRFHHATAPLLYTGDTPALVHSFKFHAALPAAFLLAELMGKAFHPPQKAWLLTVPQHPHRARQRGFDHIDWLATLCPSTRRMPRITAHRRYDTPPLRHLDRRQRLKLMKDAFSIETDVTGKHIVLLDDVMTTGATLNALATLCRQQGARRVEALAIARTPLSAWRELHTAS
- the lon gene encoding endopeptidase La, with the protein product MTHSPEQAKRIPLLPLRDVVVYPQMVIPLFVGRKSSIQALEAAMEGDKQVLLLAQRNPGDDAPAQQDLFEVGTVAEIMQLLKLPDGTVKVLVEGRTRATVESIDDSGEFATALVSPRETETLTEREQDALTRVLLSQFEQYVKLSRKVPKEVMGTLNDIDDPVRLVDSICAHMSLSIEDKQALLEFNRVRDRIEHLMALIEAEIDLMQVEKRIRNRVKEQMEKSQREYYLNEQMKAIQKEMGELDSASTEIEQYEQKIDDAELPQDALDKARQELNKLQMMAPTSAEATVVRSYLDWLLSVPWKKRTRVRHDLSYAAKVLDEDHYGLEEVKERILEYLAVQKRVKKPKGSVLCLVGPPGVGKTSLGQSIARATSRKYTRLALGGVHDESEIRGHRRTYIGALPGKLIQRMSKVGVKNPLFLLDEIDKIGTDHRGDPASALLEVLDPEQNNTFNDHYLELDYDLSDVMFICTANSMNIPGPLRDRMEIIRLPGYTEDEKLAIARRYLLPKQLKANGLRDTELGLDDSALLELIRYYTREAGVRELERQIAKVARKVLRERLEQEEQRQTAEGQKLTSDDIERYAGVRKYSYGLADKTDQIGRVTGLAWTSVGGELLSLEAVVTPGKGRLNRTGSLGDVMKESVSAAWTVVKSRAASLGIDPERFEKEDIHIHLPEGATPKDGPSAGIGMVTAMVSAYTGRAVRCDVAMTGEINLRGEVMPIGGLKEKLLAARRGGIKTVLVPCENQRDLKEIPDAITQALDIRPVRWIDEVLDVALVDEAVDTPDTQHRGSEEPAHVVSTH
- the dapA gene encoding 4-hydroxy-tetrahydrodipicolinate synthase; the encoded protein is MITGSIVALATPMMPNGDIDWPALRRLVNFHLENGTDGIVAAGTTGEPSTMTVEEHFDVIRTVIDEVNGRVPVIAGTGANATWEAVNLTRWAKEAGADCCLSVTPYYNRPSQEGLYQHFKAIAEVGLPVIMYNVPTRTGVDLFNDTIFRLAELDNIVGLKEATGDLERDQELFDVLKGRDFALYSGDDSTACDFMLAGGHGVISVSTNVAPNAMHALCEAALAGDRERAHQINARLMSLHNAMGVEANPIPVKWALQQMGLAKEGIRLPLTPLSEKYHATVIGSMQQAEVL
- a CDS encoding M48 family metalloprotease produces the protein MTIRGKCASWLLVGALLPTVATASLPGDYRLPALGGGYSSYANQQEIRLGRAWARRFRHYVTEWQDPITQRYIEQLVARLLPYAQVEGIRPLVLLVEDDQLNAFAVPGGVIGVNGGLFLEAPDQDMLASVLAHELGHLAQHHYARQQDQADREMLPTLAGLLAGVVMAARGSGDAGIATMAGSQALFIGRQLAYSRQYEQEADRVGLTALAKAGMDPQAMPRMFDMLLRQSSLQGDTPPEFLMTHPLTASRVSDTRLRAAQYPVVTISRSLEYDMVRARAMLHFFPDDPALLRTKLQQDKALPDALRYLDALLLARQHRTQEALQQLDALAHQHDALLLIHASAADIALQANQPTEAFNRARLILRRVPDYTPAQLTAIRADLRFDANDAYQRAIQLTQQQPENADAWQLLAQAAHASGHEDISQRAMIEYRQLTGDLRGALALYDRLERAAKDRHDEAALDTLSAIKARLDDYVRDDMDAF
- a CDS encoding peroxiredoxin translates to MTLSIGDKIPSFSADMTGGQRFDLQEHQGTQIVLYFYPKDSTPGCTTEGLDFSRLNAEFAAANTRVFGISRDSLRKHENFKTKQCFPFDLISDPDETLCRLFDVIRLKKLYGKEYEGIERSTFLIDAQGQLIQEWRKVKVAGHAEAVLAAAQECHQR